A segment of the uncultured Desulfobulbus sp. genome:
TGCGCAGGGATAATGTCCCTCAGCGGGATGCGGAAAACATCCTGAACAAGGATGATGATGAGCGACGTCGTTGGGGCGTGAAGCTGTATGGAATCGATACCTGGGATAGCCGACTCTATGACATGGTCATTCTCATCGATAAGCTTACTGTTGACGATGCGGTTGATCTCATCGCCGAAACCTTGAAAAAACCGGTTTTTCAGACAACGCCGGAGGCTCGGAAAATTCTCGATAACCACGTACTTTGCTCCAAAATTAACGCCAAGCTGGTGAACTACTCGCTCATGCTTGAATGTCGTGTCAAAGATGGCGTGGTTTCCTTGGACAATATCGGTGAAGTACTGCGAGCCGATTCTCATCTCCTTGCCAATATAGAAAAGATGATCAGGGAGGTTGAAGGGGTGAAGGATGTGGTGGTGGTGGATAAAGCCCGAGGCCAAAGCCAACATGTCAATCCATTCCATAATATATAGCCTTACCCCGTCGAGCGTTGTCAGAGAGAATCTTCGTCCGTATCGCTTCTGTTTGGAGCAGAGCTCGTCATTCAGGTGAAAAGCTCGGAGAATGATGTTGTTGTCTTTGGTAAATTATTGATTTTATAATGTTTGACCTTTAGGCTTTGGATTTAACGGGGTCATCAAGATTGTCGTTCTCGTAAAAAAGCACGAGAACGACGTTTCTTGCCTTCTAAATTATTGATTTGCCTAGCCATGATTTCTCAGCTTTTGACTTTTTACGAGGGTGTCAAGATTGTCGTTGTCGTAAAAATCCACGAAAACGACGTTTTGAGCTTCGTAAGTTACTGATTTAACGATGCGTGACATTCAGGCTTTTGACTGTTAACGAGGTCATCAAGATTGTTAAAAGGGTTTTATATCATCGGGCGGGTTTATCAGGTCGATGGTATGAAACCTTTTGGGTTTTAGGGTGATTCTGCTCTAATCGAACGTCGTTGCCCCTGAATATGTGGAGAGAGATTGTGGAGCAGAAAACAAAATACGAAGTGACTGTCTTGTTGCCGGCTTACAATGAGGAAGGTGTTATCGGCAGCACCGTCGAGAAGATTCGGGCACTGCATCCCGATTTTGAAATTTTGGTGGTGGATGATGGCTCCACCGATAATACCCTGCAGGAGGCCATGGCAGCCGGTGCCAATGTATGGCCACATCCGTACAACATCGGCAATGGGGCCGCAATTAAATCAGGGCTTCGCTGTGCGCAGGGTGAATGGGTGTTGATGATGGATGCCGACGGACAGCATCGGCCCGAGGATATTGCCCGCCTCCTGGAGCATAAAGATCAATTCGACATGGTCGTTGGTGCCC
Coding sequences within it:
- a CDS encoding cytidylate kinase-like family protein is translated as MSIVTISRGSYSRGKCVAEKLAERLHYSCVSREILLEASEEFNIPEISLVRAIHDSPSILEKFRHGKERYISYYQYALLKHVQQDNIVYHGLAGQYFLRHLPNVLKVRILASMEDRIAEVMRRDNVPQRDAENILNKDDDERRRWGVKLYGIDTWDSRLYDMVILIDKLTVDDAVDLIAETLKKPVFQTTPEARKILDNHVLCSKINAKLVNYSLMLECRVKDGVVSLDNIGEVLRADSHLLANIEKMIREVEGVKDVVVVDKARGQSQHVNPFHNI